A window of the Halostagnicola kamekurae genome harbors these coding sequences:
- a CDS encoding glycosyltransferase, with amino-acid sequence MKIGFFTDSYFPEIDGVTYTIQLWREKLEEMGHEVFVVYPDGDYEPDDREIPVRSLPNPFYAGYRIPLFRRPSTLPDFDIVHCHGPAPVGMLGRYYARKHEIPTIYTHHTPIEEYFHQNVRFESIAEALSKCYVPLENSFLESFEIVTASTARIERDVNHVQLPVGIDMEFFQPTDENWYADTDSPVIGYSGRLSMEKNVDDILRVAEKLPDYEFVIVGEGPYRDSLEANAPENVELREFLPRDELPVFYSSIDAFVTASTADTLGLSTLEANACGTPVIAADVPPFDQTIGPDNGDRFEYGDTTEMAEAVESCLETDRDTRSAVERYDVRRTLEHLDHLYRSMRMSADETPTPADERWGFSEDSPGSLD; translated from the coding sequence ATGAAGATCGGATTCTTTACGGACAGCTATTTCCCCGAGATAGACGGCGTAACGTACACGATACAGCTCTGGCGCGAGAAACTCGAGGAGATGGGACACGAGGTCTTCGTCGTCTATCCGGACGGCGACTACGAGCCCGACGACCGCGAGATTCCGGTTCGGTCGCTGCCGAACCCCTTTTATGCCGGCTATCGAATCCCGCTTTTCAGGCGACCGTCGACGCTCCCGGATTTCGACATCGTCCACTGTCACGGTCCCGCACCGGTCGGGATGCTCGGCCGGTACTACGCTCGCAAACACGAGATCCCGACGATCTACACCCACCACACGCCGATCGAGGAGTACTTCCACCAGAACGTTCGGTTCGAGTCGATCGCGGAGGCGCTCTCGAAGTGTTACGTTCCCCTGGAGAACTCTTTCCTCGAGAGCTTCGAGATCGTGACCGCCTCGACGGCCAGAATCGAACGCGACGTCAATCACGTCCAGCTTCCGGTTGGCATCGACATGGAGTTCTTCCAGCCGACGGACGAGAACTGGTACGCCGACACCGACAGTCCGGTGATCGGGTACAGCGGCCGGCTCAGTATGGAGAAAAACGTCGACGACATCCTTCGGGTCGCAGAGAAACTCCCCGATTACGAGTTCGTCATCGTCGGAGAGGGACCCTACCGAGACAGTCTCGAGGCGAACGCGCCCGAGAACGTCGAGCTTCGGGAGTTCCTCCCTCGCGACGAGTTGCCCGTCTTTTACTCCTCGATCGACGCGTTCGTGACGGCCTCTACCGCAGATACCCTCGGGCTCTCGACCCTCGAGGCGAACGCCTGCGGCACGCCGGTCATCGCCGCGGACGTCCCGCCGTTCGATCAGACGATCGGTCCCGACAACGGCGACCGCTTCGAGTACGGCGACACGACGGAGATGGCCGAGGCGGTCGAGAGCTGTCTCGAGACGGACCGGGACACCAGATCTGCCGTCGAGCGATACGACGTCCGTCGCACGCTCGAGCACCTCGATCACCTGTATCGGAGCATGCGGATGTCGGCGGACGAGACGCCGACACCGGCCGACGAGCGGTGGGGATTCTCGGAGGACTCACCCGGATCGCTCGACTAA
- a CDS encoding universal stress protein produces the protein MYDHILVPVDESDPSSVALDHALEIAADRNATVSLLYVADTNEPSQTRLGTEVVDVLEETGEEVLADARDRADAYDVTVRSKLVQGNPRDVIVRYGSSIGADLVVMGTHGRGGLERYVLGSVAAHVANTAPMPVLTICGTDDSRATYPYETVLVPTDGSDHATTALKHAAAVATQTDATLSLLTVLEESMLGVGDDDERRAKAEELLDEAASTARSEGVEDVVTAVESGSVAREISGYADTEGADLIVMGTHGRQGVDQHLLGSITERVLRTASVPVLTLN, from the coding sequence ATGTACGATCACATTCTCGTTCCCGTCGACGAGAGCGACCCCTCGTCGGTCGCGCTCGATCACGCCCTCGAGATCGCCGCCGATCGGAACGCGACCGTCTCGCTCCTGTACGTCGCGGACACGAACGAACCTAGTCAGACGCGACTCGGGACCGAAGTCGTCGACGTGCTCGAGGAAACGGGCGAAGAGGTCCTCGCGGACGCGCGCGATCGAGCAGACGCGTACGACGTCACCGTCAGGTCGAAACTCGTGCAGGGCAATCCCCGCGACGTGATCGTCCGGTACGGGTCGAGCATCGGCGCCGACCTCGTCGTGATGGGAACCCACGGCCGCGGCGGTCTCGAGCGCTACGTCCTCGGTAGCGTCGCGGCACACGTGGCCAACACGGCGCCGATGCCCGTTTTGACGATCTGTGGGACCGACGATTCGCGGGCCACCTATCCCTACGAAACCGTCCTCGTTCCGACCGATGGCAGCGACCACGCGACGACGGCGCTGAAACACGCCGCGGCGGTCGCAACCCAGACGGACGCGACGCTTTCGCTTCTGACCGTCCTCGAGGAGTCGATGCTCGGCGTGGGCGACGACGACGAGCGCCGAGCGAAGGCTGAGGAACTGCTTGACGAAGCCGCTTCGACGGCGCGATCGGAGGGCGTCGAAGACGTCGTGACCGCCGTCGAATCGGGGTCGGTCGCTCGAGAGATCAGCGGCTACGCGGACACCGAGGGGGCGGATCTCATCGTCATGGGAACGCACGGACGGCAAGGCGTTGACCAGCATCTCCTCGGGAGCATCACGGAACGAGTCCTCCGCACTGCCTCGGTTCCCGTCCTGACGCTCAATTGA
- a CDS encoding NAD-dependent epimerase/dehydratase family protein has protein sequence MQNARVLVTGATGFIGSNLANSLAEDNEVVALDNGYLGTPENLTEAVTYVEADVRDEELPTDVDVVFHLAALSSRQMLEENPREGAEVNIEGFVNVVEQAMADGCRTIVYASTSSIYGSRQSPTPEATDIEASTGYDASMLGRERYAEYYNNFYDELTLAGMRFFSVYQGFGGAEAHKGTYANTVSQFTDDIANGDSPVLWGDGTQTRDFTHIDDIVRGLETAADHELAGAYNLGTGEPYSFNETVDLINEALGTDVEPVYEPVPLENYIYHTCADISKIRDETGWEPRIDFEEGVERVCESYRSAD, from the coding sequence ATGCAGAACGCTCGCGTGCTCGTAACGGGCGCGACGGGATTCATCGGATCGAATCTCGCGAACTCGCTCGCCGAGGACAACGAGGTCGTCGCACTCGACAACGGCTATCTCGGCACGCCCGAGAACCTCACGGAGGCCGTGACCTACGTCGAGGCAGACGTCCGTGACGAAGAGTTGCCGACAGACGTGGACGTCGTGTTTCACCTCGCGGCGCTCTCGAGTCGACAGATGCTCGAGGAAAATCCGCGCGAGGGAGCCGAAGTGAACATCGAGGGATTCGTCAACGTCGTCGAACAGGCGATGGCGGACGGCTGTCGAACGATCGTCTACGCGTCGACCTCGTCGATCTATGGAAGTCGACAGTCGCCGACGCCCGAAGCCACCGACATCGAAGCCTCGACGGGCTACGACGCGTCGATGCTCGGACGGGAGCGGTACGCGGAGTACTACAACAACTTCTACGACGAACTGACGCTCGCGGGAATGCGATTCTTCTCGGTCTATCAGGGCTTCGGCGGCGCCGAAGCGCACAAGGGAACCTACGCGAACACGGTCTCGCAGTTCACCGACGACATCGCAAACGGCGATTCGCCCGTGCTGTGGGGTGACGGCACGCAAACGCGGGATTTCACGCACATCGACGACATCGTTCGCGGCCTCGAGACGGCCGCCGACCACGAACTTGCGGGCGCGTACAACCTCGGGACCGGCGAGCCCTACTCGTTCAACGAAACGGTCGACCTGATCAACGAGGCTCTCGGGACGGACGTCGAACCCGTCTACGAACCGGTTCCCCTCGAGAACTACATCTACCACACCTGCGCCGACATCTCGAAGATTCGGGACGAAACCGGCTGGGAGCCCCGAATCGACTTCGAAGAGGGGGTCGAGCGCGTCTGCGAATCGTACCGCTCGGCGGACTGA
- the proC gene encoding pyrroline-5-carboxylate reductase — translation MVHVSVIGCGNMGSALVRGLARNGTHTVTACDVDPQALEAVSELCSNTTTDLETAAEADIVFSVVKPDITASIVEDLDLSAEQTLVSIAAGVSTDVLEARTDATVVRLMPNLAAESGNMAGAISGETIDDDVVAVLEEVGIVVEIDEDQMDIATAVNGSGPAFVFYLLNAVKQAGVSSGLDPEKAEVLAAQTFKGAAETVLRDDRSTDELIEAVCSPKGTTIEGMNVLRESTVEETVEAAVIAAEERSRELAEEVSNE, via the coding sequence ATGGTACACGTCAGCGTCATCGGGTGCGGGAACATGGGTTCGGCCCTCGTTCGGGGCCTCGCTCGGAACGGAACTCACACGGTCACTGCCTGTGACGTCGACCCGCAGGCTCTCGAAGCGGTCTCGGAACTGTGTTCGAACACGACGACGGACCTCGAGACGGCGGCCGAGGCCGACATCGTCTTCAGCGTCGTCAAACCGGATATCACGGCGTCGATCGTCGAGGATCTAGATCTCTCCGCGGAACAGACGCTCGTCTCGATCGCGGCCGGCGTCTCGACGGACGTCCTCGAGGCGCGGACGGACGCGACGGTCGTCCGACTGATGCCGAACCTCGCGGCGGAGTCCGGGAACATGGCCGGTGCGATCTCCGGGGAGACGATCGACGACGACGTCGTCGCCGTACTCGAGGAGGTCGGCATCGTCGTCGAGATCGACGAGGACCAGATGGATATCGCGACGGCGGTCAACGGGAGTGGCCCTGCGTTCGTGTTTTATCTCCTGAACGCGGTCAAGCAGGCCGGCGTATCCAGCGGCCTCGATCCCGAAAAGGCCGAAGTTCTGGCCGCACAGACGTTCAAAGGCGCCGCAGAGACCGTCCTGCGCGACGACCGAAGCACGGACGAACTCATCGAGGCGGTCTGCTCGCCGAAGGGCACGACGATCGAGGGGATGAACGTGCTCCGAGAGAGCACCGTCGAAGAGACGGTCGAGGCGGCGGTGATCGCGGCCGAAGAACGATCTAGGGAGCTCGCAGAGGAAGTGTCCAATGAGTAA